Genomic window (Arachis hypogaea cultivar Tifrunner chromosome 13, arahy.Tifrunner.gnm2.J5K5, whole genome shotgun sequence):
CAGCTTATGGAAAGCGAAGGTATTGAATAAAGCAGGCAAGCTTATCCTCATTAAGTCGGTGTTGAATAGCCTGCCGATATATTACTTAAGCCTGTACAAGATGCCAAAGGCGGTTGCGGACAAGCTGGTTGAGTTGCAAAGAAGATTTATGTGGGGTAAGGGGGATGGAAAGGATGGTATCCCATTAGTTAGGTGGGAGGTGGTCCAGGCTCCGAAGAAGGCTGGGGGTTTGGGAGTTGGGGATGCAGTGCTTCGGAACACAGCActcttgtttaagtggtggtggcggttttcAAAAGAGGATTGCCCCTTGTGGAAGAAAATTGTATGCTCCTGTAACAATTTGAGCCCTGATGTCATGTTGGTAAATCAGAAAATACCAGAGAAAGGCGGGCCTTGGAAGGACATATGCCAGTTAAACATAAAGGAACAGCGACTAAGGGATAAATTGGTTACTGGCCTGTCTATGGAAGTAGGAAATGGAAGGAGTACTCTGTTTTGGGAAGATAACTGGGTGCAAGGCGGGCCGCTGAAAGAGGCGTTTCCAAGACTATTCTCGGTTTCCAACCAACAAGAAGAGGTggtaggggattgtgggttttgggatggattggagtggatatggaacttccaatggagaaGGGAGCTTTTCCAATGGGAGCTGGAACTTGTTCACCAGCTGCATGAGAGGTTACGGCCGGTAAAGCTGTCACAGGGTATGGAGGATAATGTGGTCTGGAAGTTTGATAGTAAGGGTGTGTTTTCTACTAAGTCTCTCATGCGGGTCCTTCAATCAGAGAATCTGCCAGCAGCGATCACAAGCTATAGTTTCACAAGTTCATTATGGAAAGGAGTGGTGCCTCCGAGGATTGAGCTTTTTGGCTGGTTTGTCCTTGTAGGTAGAGTTAATACCAAAGACAGGTTGAGTAGGCTAGGCGTTATTCATCACAGTGATAATATTTGTGTGCTCTGTAACAAGGAGATAGAAACTGTCCAGCATCTATTTCTTTTGTGTGATATAGCATGGCAAGTATGGTGCAGTTGGTTGCGGTCAGTTGGTAGAGAGTGGGCTATTCCGGGTTCCATCAAAGGTCTGTTTGAGAGTTGGGCTGGTTTGCACACGAGTAAACAAGAGCAGAAGCGGTGGTTGATTGGGTTCTTTGCAGTGATTTGGAACATCTGGTTGGAACGTAATGGTAGGATTTTCAACAATCAGATAACAGGTGTTGACCTCATCCAACAGAAAATGTTTATGAACTACAAAGAATGGACTGACAGTAATCTCAGGGCGTGTTGATAGCAGGGCAGGTGATGTCAGGCGTTATGGTTGTTTCTTTGTTCTCCTCTTTGTAGCACCTTGACTTTTGCTCCACTGTTTGTGTTGAGCTTTcgttgtttcaaaaaaaaaaacttttattgataaatattataaaattcatcTTAAGCGATTTAATCATATAAAACCAAAACAGATAGAACAATTGATTAGGAGGATAAATTAGATGGAATATAAGCaagtgataaaaataaaaaaattctaaaatattatacataaaatgataaaaacaaaatttacgtGGATTGCACATCTATTTATATCATATAAGAATTGATGtcaatatataatagaataaatctatatcatattattttttgtatttgttCTACGTCAGCAATTTTGCATATATAGTAAttttacaatataaaaaataattagattgTTATATAGTATTAATATACTATTTATTATCAaccattataaaattaaattaattgatataccactaaataaaattttaaatttcttaattaattaaatttaagaaatatttatttttaaattgaattaaaaataatagttatgtaATTATTATCTACattaaaattgtaattttttttgttgaataattatatttaatcataTACGAATTGCCAAATGAAtattttgtacaatattttttacaaattaatttttaaatttaatattaatttatatattatctaaTCTATTGCtaaataatacaaattttaaatatatggaTCCTGCTAGaaagacaatggactatttgtacaatgtgtacagcTATTAAGTTATAAAATGAACATCCCCatactatttagaataaccatccaaatactagcgataataaacatcttccagATTCActaaggatcgaactcttgacttttcagatctagcgctctaatatcatgtcatgataccacttatcccaaaagcttcagttgattggaaaaagataacactaatgattatatctctaatactccctaaatctCCATTGTGtgtattgtataaatattccattaaCTCCTCGCACTTTCCCtaaatatatatactatatagtCTAAAGAAGCATAGAATTTAGTTGAGGCTCTATAAAAGAACCcctcttctattcaattcagtttgaCTTTAATTATTGCTGTGTCATCTGTCCCTTTTAATCATTCAATGATAATGGCTGCCGCAGACACCAAGATTCTCTTCATCGGAGGCACCGGTTACATCGGAAAGTTCATCGTGGAAGCGAGTATCAATGCCGGCCACCCAACTTTCCTCTTGGTCCGAGAGTCAAGTCTTTCCAATCCAGAAAAGGCATCACTCATTCACAAGTTCAAGAACTTGGGTGCCCAACTTGTTTTTGTAAGTTTATTTTTTCACTCTTGAATCTTCATTTTTCACTACTTAtattaattttctaagtttgggaACAGGGAGATGTATATGATCATGAGAGTTTGGTTAAAGCCATCAAGCAGGTGGATGTGGTGATTTCTACTATTGGAACCATGGAAGTAGCTAATCAAGATAAGATCATTGCTGCAATCAAAGAAGCAGGAAATGTTAAGGTAAATTACAAGCATATTCAAATTTCTTGTACATTTTTCttgatgccttacagaaataacttCAAGTGAAATGATTACATATAATTGATGAGGCAACAAAAGAATATGATAGATTATTCACATAATGATAGGTCAAGCTTGTCCCTAGAATATGATATATCATCTTCTAAGTTGATCATTAACATGATGGAAGCTTGTGTATCAAGAAAACTTATCATGAGCTTGTTTTAGCAGAGATTCTTTCCTTCAGAGTTTGGAAATGATGCAGACCGTGTTCAAGCTGTAGGGCCAGCAAAGAACGCATATGCCGTGAAGTCCCAAATTCGCAGAGCTGTCGAAGCTGCCGGAATTCCTCACACCATTGTGGTGTGCAACTTCTTTGCCGGCTACTTCCTACCGAATTTGTCACAACTTGAAGCCACAACTCCACCAAGAGATAAAGTTGTTATCTTAGGAGATGGAAATGTCAAATGTAAGATTAAGAACACATTTTTTTGCATCAAGACcaagaaatataaaaattggCACCTATCTAAAAACATTTTGCTTTGATTATATAGGTGTTTTCAATAAGGAAGAAGATATTGGTACTTATACTATCAAAGCTGTGAACGACCCAAGAACGTTGAACAAGATATTGTATATAAGACCCCCAAAGAACATAGTATCCTTCAATGAATTGGTATCTCTCTGGGAGAAGAAGATTAATAAGACACTAGAACGGATTTATGTTCCGGAAGATCAAGTCCTGAAGCAAATTGAAGGTTAGTTATGATGTGTagaatttgttattattatttaattattttccctCTGCTTCTACCAATTGTATTACAATCTTGTGAAAATTTCATGACACCAAGATTTGAGGGTAAGTTGTTGAATATATGCATGTTTGGAGAGTTCTAAATTGGGTTGTTTCCTGTTGTTGCAGATTCTCCTTTCCCAATAAGTATAGAATTGTCAATTTGTCACACAGTATATGTGAAAGGAGGTCATACTAGCTATGAAATTGACCCACAAGTTGGAGTAGAAGCTTCAGCACTATATCCTGAAGTCAATTACACTACCGAGGATGAGTTCCTTAACCAGTTTATTTAACATGATTATGTTACTTGGAACTCAATAGTTTCAATGTTCACTTTGATCTTTTTCTATAGATTTTGTGTTTTAATATCATTACCAGTATTCAGTAATGTTGCACTTGTTTCTGTAAGAGGAGGAGGAGATGTTGAGTTATCAAACATCTCATTATAGAAAACTTGTGTTCTGAAATTAAAGTGTGGATGTCCTACTAATTAATGGAGCATGATTTTTCTTAATATGCTTTCACTAATAGCTAGTAAGTGGGTTAGATAGATAATTCATGATACATGTTTCCACTAATACCTAATAAGTGGGTTAGTGTttagattcaattctcatctaTAAATGGATGCTAGCTTCagcacaacaacaataacaagcaTAAGGGGACTAGTCACTTATTACGTAATGCTAGCTCATGTTTAATTCTTGTGTCTGATTTTTATATACTACAAAATCtattctcttaaaaaaaatattattcatatatcAAACACTCTTGAAACTCTAAAAGTATTATAAAGAAAGCAGAATTATCTCGTAAATTAACAAGTACTATATTTTGTTAATATCATCAATATACAACTCTTCTCTTCTTATATAAATTTGTACATTTATTTATCTACTTCCATCATATTTTTCACAACAGTTTGAAATTACTTTTGTTTAAATTACATCAAATATCTTTATAAGCTTTCAGAAAGG
Coding sequences:
- the LOC112736894 gene encoding phenylcoumaran benzylic ether reductase POP1 gives rise to the protein MIMAAADTKILFIGGTGYIGKFIVEASINAGHPTFLLVRESSLSNPEKASLIHKFKNLGAQLVFGDVYDHESLVKAIKQVDVVISTIGTMEVANQDKIIAAIKEAGNVKRFFPSEFGNDADRVQAVGPAKNAYAVKSQIRRAVEAAGIPHTIVVCNFFAGYFLPNLSQLEATTPPRDKVVILGDGNVKCVFNKEEDIGTYTIKAVNDPRTLNKILYIRPPKNIVSFNELVSLWEKKINKTLERIYVPEDQVLKQIEDSPFPISIELSICHTVYVKGGHTSYEIDPQVGVEASALYPEVNYTTEDEFLNQFI